In Medicago truncatula cultivar Jemalong A17 unplaced genomic scaffold, MtrunA17r5.0-ANR MtrunA17Chr0c09, whole genome shotgun sequence, the genomic window ATACTCCccatcccaaattatatgtgctttggaaaaaaatatgtcttaaattataagtcgttttacaataccaatgaaatattaatgttacttttcctattatatccttaactattaattacttcttcttctttcaattatttcatttatcttttccataccatttattaaggataatttgtaaacaactcataatttctcttcccacacaatattaattacatttcttaatacgtatGAAATGGCCAAACATCGTACaatttgggatggagggagtataagaTTAACACAAGTTCTTCTTGTATATACACAACTATTTGAGACTTTAAGAAAcactaaacatttttttcttcagctTTTATATCTCAAACATCAAACGACATGAACAATAAAACTGTAGAAAAATTAAGCTTCAATGTTTCCATGTCGGTCGGTATTGTGTTATTTTTAAAGGCTGCTATTACTTGGGCTCCACCATTTATGTGTCGGTTGGGTAACCGGCATATGAATGGAGTGGACTCAAGTAATTGTTGCATTTAAAAACAATACAGTTATCACTAGAAAAACGTTGAAGCTTAACTCATATAGTTTTATTGTTCTTTGTCGTTTGATGTTTGagatataaaaattaaagaataagTTAGTAATGGTTTTATGCGAATTTTTCATGCCGTTAATGGATGGGATGATTGTATAACTTTATAGGGATTTACAATTTTTAATccatgaaatttgaattttaaaggtaGGCATAGCTTTTTGGGTGGTGACCGGGTTTGAAAATCCCGaattttgaatatattatgtattgttcatGTCAATTAAGCTAAAATCACGAGGACAAGGGAGGCATAGCTTGAATGCCTATATAACTTTCcttaacatttttaaatttattaggCCATATCTCTAGGTTGGTAGATTAGGTATACAATCATATAAACCAATttataatatgaatattttcttttaagaacATTTAGATCTTATTGGCTGTTATTTTCAACGGATTAATATGATTATTTGGCCATATAATCAAAGTTCattcattttttctatttaatcATGGCAAAGGGATGAACCACGAAGATGTTGTGAAAATGATATCTCTTGGCACAAACAATCTGATTACGATGACGAGGATAATGTTGCTTGGTTCAAATACAAATTGCcagagttgttgttgtttgtgctCTCGATTGCACACAGACCACAACAACTCGGGAGGTTTGAATTTGAACCAAGAAACTCTATCTGATCGTCGTAATCAGATTGATTGTTTGTGTCCAAGAGATATCATTTTCACAACCTCGTCGTGGTTCATCCCTTTGCcataattaaaaatgttttcaaCTATCTCTTAAATTTGCTCTAGTGTTCTTACCAATCTATTTTTcatcccaaaaaaaattgttgggaGCATAGACTCAAAGAGTTGGTGAGACCCAAGACCTTCATAGCTAGAAATATTGGATCATAGTTAGAAATATGGATGTCTTATAACCATCTGTATTATAAATAAAGTTATGCTTTCATGTAAAATTCATATCATGACAATAAAAATGTGACTACTGCAACGTATATAGCCGTATTTTATGAAGCAGAAGGATTAATATGTATGTTTTTAACCATGACTATGTCAAACACTATATGTTGTGGACAATTAGTTGCTTCAGCCAGACTAAATCActtaattcatttcataaatCAGAGAAGTTTGTTGCTTAACTTTCTTAGAATTTCCTATTCATACCGAAAAGACTGAACAGTTTAGTTTATAAGAATCTGCTCATTACTGTAATGATACAAGATTATGCAATATGTCAATGTTTAACTAATTCTTTGCAAATTTTGATATCCCTTGTTCACTCGGCGACTTTCTTTAAAGTTACcttagatattttaaaaatgtaaatagtATGTCTATGTTCAATCAAGAATTTAAAGCTacactgattatgatgtttttgttggatGTGCATTTTAATATAACTGTAACACCTCCTCGATGCCATTTCtatgattcggtacgaaaatataattatattactCGTAATTTACAGTAAAATATTACACAAACCTAGAGAAATTGTACACCGAAATGTTAGTGTTATTTCTAAAGGGAATTCATGGcttcttccaattttttcttaagAGCATCCAGAGACTCTGTCAAATGAAAAACTTCTGTTTCTTCCATTTCCACAGACAATGCAGAAATATTTCCGGCATGATCACGCTCAAGTCATTTCACAATCGGCGAATCTTCACCCAAAACCTGCCATACGGAAAGGATCAATTCATAAGCACACCAGTATGATGGAAGCCTAAGCATGCAATAGTTGAAATACTAAAACAACGTGTTCATCTACTAATCATACCTCAGCTATAGTTGAAATTGCCATGATCGTTTGCAATCTTTTGACACTGGATTTTGATTCATTATGTTGTAATGGTctgataattttattaatttcaggACCAATGTTGCTGCTACCAAGCATGGAATCTGCTTCGTCCAATACCTACTtaaggaaaatgaaaaacacaaatttaattaatgtttggAGCTCCCAAGAACTGATAACCTGAAAGTCTTTACATAGTTTACTAGGGCtatttatgtttttagtctGTTCACATATATTAATGTTCAGCTTTGGTCcctaaagttaaaaaaattcaacattcatCTCTAAATATAAGACCTTGATAATTTTCCTACtaaacatggatcaaattacgccctAATGttatatcataaaccatatttggatctaacttattaatctctaaatctttcttaagagtTTCTGTGACAGTTTTATTAGGTCCTCCTTTGTCTCTACTCTCTAGTGATCTGACtatcctccatctgatctaTTCTCCTTACTACAAAGTCTataggtcttctctctacatgtccaaaccacctaagtttgttttccaccatcttttctacgaTAGGTGCTACCTCAACTCTCTCTAATATGGTCATTTCAAATTCCTatctagtcttaccacacatccaacgCAACAACCTCATATTACCATACACTGACAGTGTAGATAAATTAATTCCATAGAGACTGAAATGAAGATACTTTTTCCTATAGAGACTAAAACAGGATATTAGCATAAATtggaagataaaaaatatattaacgtATTCATAAATAAGTGACACTGACCAAGTATTTTAATTCAGCAGGAACAATAGTCCCCTCTTCAATGTATTGAAGGATCTCATAAGGAGTTCCAATCATCAAGCCAATTGAGGAATTTGATTTTTCGGTATCTGATGAAGCACGATTCTTTGCGGACTTCACTTCTGCATTATGGATGATATATCTTGCAGCATTAAAACACTGCAATGCAAAACAAGTTgtaaaaatcaaaaccaaatcaaGAATTGAAGATGCATACTCTATAGAACTAATCAGACAAGATCATGATAGTATGTAGTTGGGATAGAGTGACCTGTTCAACTTTCTCCTCTGAAGCACAAAGAACAACGGCTCGAGGATACTTTGAATTCGAACCAAGCAACTCTCTATCTCGTCGCAGCATCTTTAGACAAGGAAATAATGAAAGTAGAAGGAACAAAACAATAGGATTAACTATCATAAATAATGGACAGTGTTTCAAAAGGATGAAACAAGTTGGCATAATGAATTTGGAATATGATACTGAGAAATCTTCTGTGTGATTTTACAGTGCAAGACAATAATGAGGAACCAATATAGAACAGTTTACCTTAACATCAACCTGAAATAAATGAaatcaaaaccatttttttttcaaaatgtaaACCAAGATAGTGGTTGTGATAACAGTTGTGATGGTGTCGTGATGCTTAATATTTCGGAGAACCACGGTCAAATGTGGCTGCTGTTTTGGACATATCAAACACCTCTATGTCACAGTCCAAATCGTGGTCACGGACCATTATTTAAAACATTGGCAAAAACCTTAATTTAGGATCTGTTTTCCATGTTTTctggtttcattttcacttcaaCTAAAAAACATGATACAATATAAATTCAATATTTCCTTCGCTATTCTCTTTTACAACCTTTCGAAACATATTCAgcattttaagaaatttttaaaatgacaaaacacAGTTGTCCCTAGCTAGCATTGTATCTTGCCTctatcacaaatattcatcaaacAAGTCTTCTATCTCCTTATTAGCACTTTATAATCAACGCCAATCTCACAAGGAGTTCCACTTTTGGAGGAGACAAAATTGAATCTAGAGACTTATAGTTAAGTTTGACAGGTTCGGGCTATGACTATTAGATTTGATTTTGcattagaatcaattctaactTAAAACAGTGTTAAGTTTCATACTTAACACTGTTCAACTTAAAAGGGGGTAGTCTAGTGAACTACAGCTCCCGCATACACAGAGTCTGAGAAAGGGTCCCACCATTTTGGTTTATTGTATGCAGTTTTTTACCCAAACATAATCTAGTATTGGTTTTAATTACAGtcaattatttatttcacaACAAACATTATGTTTGgataaaatcaatttcacaacatcaatgcatttaaaatcaattgttGTAACcgcagaaccaaacatacactgctatacattcaactcacttttaactaaaACCAGTTCattcaaaaccaattttttcacATCAGAATCAAACATTCACTAAataaaaaaccttaaaaattgaaaaggcTCAAAACCTTATGTAAGAAAAGAGAATTTCATGAACCTGAATAAGAGGCAACAAGTAAGCCAAAGTCCTATCATGCTGAGAAGGTGAACTCAACAACAAACTCTTCCCATCCAAAATAGTTGGAATAACAACACACTGTATCTCACTTGGCACAAACTCTCCAATCTCTTCCATAACCTCAATCAGCTCATCACTCATACCCAACTCCTTAAAGCCACCAACCACCATAGTACCATTTTTCAAACCATTTTGAATCATTTTCTCATCATTAGTATCATcaaaacttgaatttaaaaCTGAATTTGATGACCCTTTGAGTTTTCTTTGTTTGAACTGTTGGAGAATGAGTGAATCTCTTTCAGAGTTGGAAAATGTTGAGAAAGAAGAAGTTGGTGGTAGTGATTTTGAGAGTGGttggtgatgattttgaatttgagaTTGTAGAGATGAAAATGAGAGGCTTAGAAGCTTTGTGATTCTTCTTTTCATGGCTTCTCtttgtgatttttggttttgaggAAAGAGGGAACAGAGGTTGAGGTTTCGGAGCTGCTGCcaaggttttgtgttttttttttcgtcaaaaaaaatgtttatgtctttttttttttagtttgattctGTTGGGTTTGTTTGGTTGGACAAAATGAACCATTTCCATGGGAATTACACTTTCTAAGAAATGTTGCTTACACTCTACATCTTCACTCTGCACTCCccttttttgtcaattttttttctccaaaattagacgaaacttttttatttttaaatatgtattcgtttttatttgttaatacGAATATATGAGACTTTTCccctaaataaaattagatatCAGACTTTAAACAATGAATCATTGTATTGAGAGATATAAAATGGTAGCTTTGAATGATGTATTTcaagtaataataaaaacaattctttgttttttaacaaatgagatatattataaataaaattgattcatcCTGCAGGCTTGCACAAGTCGTGCAAAAGATAAACCAACCAAGaatatttacaaaatcataGTGCCAGAAATATGAAAGCACTAACAAAacaggcaaaaaaaaattacacgtGGACACTCATACAAAGGAGAGAATGTTTCCACCGTTCATGATAACTATAGCTAAAAGTCACATGTTTTAATTTCAGCCGCAAGAATGAGTTTAGTTTAACTTTTTCAACTAGAATAGAAGAATTAGAAGCCGTATTTTGGAAGACATGATTATCCCTTTCCTTCCAAAGTACTCAAACAGAAGCAAACCAAATTATTCTCAGGAAGGAATGAGTGAATCTAGGCAAACCCGCCATATTAGTAAACTGAAGGAAATGATGTCGAATGTCACCTGATAAAACCGAAGAAATACCCAATCAGTGTCACACATGAGACCAAAGAGAACCGAATATGTCGCATCCTAAAAACAAATGTGTTGGCGTTTCCGAGTCCCCGCACCCTGACACACACGCCGTATAATTAGGCTGAAGGACATGCCGCCACACCAAATTGTCTTTAGTAGGATGTCTGTTTCGAAGGAGGCACCACACAAACAGAGACACCTTTGAAGGAATATACTTATGTCAGACGTTGTCAACAAGAGTCCTATCCATGAATAGGATCTAACAACCACCTCCAAGTATCATGAACTTTTCCTGCAAAACAACGTTATGAAGTAACACAGAACACTCCCtcacactctcctcctcccatGCTAACAATCGGGGACGCAACACCCACCCCTTCCTCCATCCGCCCATCCTAACTTCGACAACTCCTCCACCAAACACTCCTTATTCAcagccaaataaaaaaatcaggaaAATTTAAGACTCAACGGAATTTCTCCTACCCAATTgtcatgccaaaataaaatattcctTCCATCACCGACTAACCGACAGATGTTATCATCAAACCACCTCCCAACAGCCTCACACACCCCCTCACAGATCCTACTCAACGACCACCAGCAAGAAGAACAATGGCTGCCCCCTCCTTCAACCGCCCCCCACCTCACCGTATCGAGCTTTTAGAACTCGGTACAACAACCCCTCATTATAAAAACAACTCTTTTAATACTCtcattgttttaaaaaagaatacaaaCCATTCTCCATTCAAAAATCTTTTACCTTATTTTGATTAggtaaaattatataaattataaaatgatttcaGAAAGTAAACATAAACTAAATGTTTGTATACGGTacaaaattattaattgtttttctccgattatattatttaattaatatcttATACATCTCTTataattcaaatatatattttttacaaacaattcaaatatattttaatatgtgttAGTAGTAAAAGTGAGACACAAGagtaaattaatataaataatagaagaaaattgtacaattccttaggtgcttttcgtatgattcttaactaaaaatacatatttctttttggatataacaaactttgagaaaattatggatttgaggaaatcatggtgaatttagttaagaaccatacaaaaagcacctaaggaattatacctaagttttctcctaaaTAATATTGTTCcacttttatttgtttataaatttttgtttttttaatacgtatgaaatgataaaatagaCCATCATTGTATGATAGAAATAGCAAGTcttttcaatgtatttttttttaaaataaagttaaatttaataGGAACATTACATAATACATGCATGAACTGAAGTTTGAATTTCAAACatctattaataattttaaaggtgaatttttaaatactatgctacttgataatatatatatatatatatatatatatatatatatatatatatatattttaatacagTAACTCTACCATCTTAATCTTAGGCCATGTAAGTTTTAGTGATTTGAGTCATCTAATCTAAAGTGAACAAAGTGCAGAATGaaagaatatcatcaataactACATAACACACTTCATGACCGTACAAAGTAAAGGAAGTTTTACTAATTTGAGTCCTTCATTGTTATATCAATAACTatggtggaaaaaaaaattataaatcagaCTGAACTGTTGAAAAGAActgaacttaaaaaaaaaatcaaattattactAACAATACTGAAAGTGAACTAAATTAATTACGTTTGATTCAGTTTCGTTCATgatttattagtttaatttgaaacagttcattttggttttaaaatttgatttcttttgtttttatattattttcaatagtACTAATGATAagatccttttaaaaaaaaaatagtactaatgataagataataatttgattaaaaaaattagttatggTTCGATTCTGAATCATAGAAACGAACCATTATAATAACTTGATTCAGTTGAAAATACAAACGGTTCAGTttagttaaattattttaaatttaatgatTGGTTCGGTTCGACTCGGTTTAGTTTTCTTGCCGAAGGGAATCGGGTCCACCCCACATCACACAATTCATATGCgaaattgagtaaatagtcaattttccccctgaaattgtaagtttcatcaattacccccctgaaattaacaaaacttcaattacccccctgaaattttacaacgttagtcaatttactccctccgtcaaatttttctgttagtgaacatgacgttttgcaaataccccccctgaagttttgcacttatgtgcaaaatgccccccaaacttaaaaatttatattatttttttcttaaaaacaaataattaatagttaaatattaaagctaactattaattttggagtttggaaaaactacatacatatatacatcaaaatagggaaaaatgtgtatttttaaagtgacaataatggttatttctaatagacaaattattatttttagaggtttataaacaaattaataatcagatttaaatttatattttctccttcaccatcttagtcttttaactcctccaattccttcaacaatttgctcaaacaatttaaactacacaacccccaatattaatccacaaatcatcccattattgtcactttaaaaaatacatatttttccccattttggagcctattttgatgtatatatgcatgtagtttttccaaattccaaaattaatagttagttttaatatttaactattaattgtttgtttttaagaaaaaaataatataaaattttaagtttgggaggcattttgcacataaatgcaaaacttcaggggggtatttgtaaaacgtcatgttcactaacagaaaaatttgacggagggggtaaattgactaacgttgtgaaatttcagggggtaattgaagttttgttaatttcaggggggaaattgatgaaacttacaatttcagagggaaaattgactatttactaaTGCGAAATTCAATTCCCTCTCTCACCTCCATATTTGAAAAGTTAAGCGCCAAACATAGAAACCTATTTCTCccccaaaattttcaattctcaCACAACAATGGCGTCTTCAACACTGTTTATCGCTCTTCAATGCTTCAATTGCTCCACCATGcaggtctctctctctctctctctctctctctctctctctctctctctccctccctctcttCCAATCCCTAATTCATTAAATTCAGGTAAAGCAAAAGAAGAAAAGCAGCAACAAATGGAACTGCGTTGTGTGCAATCAAAAACAATCTGTTCGCAAAATCTTCGCTCAAGGTTACAAAGCTAAGGACATTCGCTCTTTCGTTCAATCCGTCAATATGTCCAGAAAGTCCATTGAAGAAGATGATCAACAGCAGTGGCTCCTCGCCGGAACCCTAAATCCTACACCAGAGGAACATGTTCGCGGAGAATATGAATTTCCAGCTGATTTCAACAATAAGAAGAACTGTACTACTGATTGGAGTGTGTATCTCGATAATGACGATCATCGTGCTACTGAGAGAGacgaacaacaacaacatggttatttactttttacttttttaatttcaattatataattaattgttatagaattttagtgtttgataataattaaattgaagtAAAACTTGAAGTATGCTTCTGTGAAGGATTGACACATATACATACACACCCACATTTCTGATTGAAGGCGTGTCCGACACTGGCATGGCACAACACTaacacatatgattacattcaattatttattttttcaaataattatcagTGTCGACGTGTCATTGTCGTGTTCGGTGCCCGTGTACACATGCGAAGCATTGACACATACATACACCTGACTACGTAACACCAACGCGTGTTGTTTGACACAGACATGACTCATGTGATTGcattcaataattttattttttcagacaATTATCAGTGTCCATGGGTCAGCGTAGTGTCATGTCTGGCGTCCGTGTAATTGTAAGCGATTCATACCTGACATGACAATAACACTCACATCTAGACATCCATAATAATTTGTGAAAATTGAAGTGCTTGAGTATAACAATGTGTTGTTATTGGACACTAACATGTGTCAGAGTCAGACACCAAACATGGcttaaatttgtaattttggtgCTACATAGCAGGCACCTCACACGACACAAACATTCACATGTAGACATCGGTACTAATTTGTGAAAATTGAAGTGATTGAATATAACTGTGTGCAGAACTGTTGTGTCAATATTAGACTGGCACGTGTCAGATACACCTTCGATTTGTAGTGTCGGTGCAACATAGATATACACACATGAATTAGTTATAACATGATCACGTAGTTTATTGTTTTGACAATTGTAGATTGATTGGATTTGGATATTGGTTATCATGTCATGTGAGTTGAGTTGAGCATGATGGTTTAATTTTAGGATCAATTATGCAATATACATAGAACTACAGGAGTATATAGCAATCCGGTTTACTATGCTCAAcacattaaataataaatcaaagtTGTTTAAAGTGTTTGGGATTTGATTAGCTGATGTTGGAAAGTGATCACCTGATTTCACACTGTTTTGATTTATGAAGTGAAGTGATTGTGTTATTCTTTGACTGCAACAAATGATTGTCCTGAACATGAAGTGTATGATTTAGTCATGGATTGAGCCGGACAGAAGATGATATAGAATGGTCATAGACTTTAGTTTATCAGTTTAGGGTAACTATAAATACTGTATGAAAAGGGTAACACTAATAATGTAGGATATGGCAGAAGTAGTTCATTTTCACAGCTTTAGGTTGCTTTTGTTTTGATAAGTAGTGCTGGTTTTGATACATTTTGGATCGATTGAATTGAACAGAAGATGACTTTGAGCCATTGGTCGTGACTGAGTTGCCCAATGGCATGCTCAAGAAGCGCAAATCGGTGGATAATTCAACTCCAAGATGTGGCAGGCGTTTTAAAAGCCCACTGTTCCAAAACTCTGAAGGTGT contains:
- the LOC120577871 gene encoding DEAD-box ATP-dependent RNA helicase 39, producing MKRRITKLLSLSFSSLQSQIQNHHQPLSKSLPPTSSFSTFSNSERDSLILQQFKQRKLKGSSNSVLNSSFDDTNDEKMIQNGLKNGTMVVGGFKELGMSDELIEVMEEIGEFVPSEIQCVVIPTILDGKSLLLSSPSQHDRTLAYLLPLIQMLRRDRELLGSNSKYPRAVVLCASEEKVEQCFNAARYIIHNAEVKSAKNRASSDTEKSNSSIGLMIGTPYEILQYIEEGTIVPAELKYLVLDEADSMLGSSNIGPEINKIIRPLQHNESKSSVKRLQTIMAISTIAEVLGEDSPIVK
- the LOC120577872 gene encoding MRN complex-interacting protein; translation: MASSTLFIALQCFNCSTMQVKQKKKSSNKWNCVVCNQKQSVRKIFAQGYKAKDIRSFVQSVNMSRKSIEEDDQQQWLLAGTLNPTPEEHVRGEYEFPADFNNKKNCTTDWSVYLDNDDHRATERDEQQQHEDDFEPLVVTELPNGMLKKRKSVDNSTPRCGRRFKSPLFQNSEDAGEPVKDQRRITVLTESNSQRNSIVTSANQRTQKCKQAINTSTSKWNDYLAEDNLEHGYNKRGFNFKDTSGSWNSNDILEAITGEQRVEDDIHPDFM